The following DNA comes from Planctomycetia bacterium.
CACCATCAGCAGGGCCTGCGCGTTCAGCGGCGATTTTTCCAGGACCTCGCCGAGGTCGCGGAGGGCGAAGGCCCGCATCCGCGGCCACTGGTCGTCCGGCTTCCTGCCCCCGAAGAGCGCGTCGACGAGCATCGCCGCCCGATCCACGAGTGTGCCGACATACAACTCCTCGGCGAACTTCCGCGAGTCCTCGGCGAGCCCCTTCTCCAGGGCCTGCTTGCAGAGGTCGAGCACGGTGGCGTAATCCTGGATCTGGTCCGCCGTGAGCTTGGTCTCGATCGCCGCATCGAGATCGGCCTGCCCCGGGCTGTCGTCGGCAGCGCCGGCGGGCGACCCGCACGCCAGTGCCAGCAGGAGAATCCACGAGTCCCACGGGCCGCGGCCGCGGTCGAACGTCTGCATCGGTGCTCCTCCGCTCCGGGTCGGTCGCGGCCGACTTCGGCCGATACCAGGAAACAGTATGCGGCAAACACCCATCCGGCTCAAAGGGGCGCCGGCAGGTCGCGGCGGGCGAAGAGCAGCGCCCCAAGGGCATAGGCCCCGAGTCCGACGGCCAACAGGATGCCGTCGTACTGGGCGAGGAGCCACCACGACCGGCCCGTGCCCTCCACCAGCCGCTGCGGCTCGTAGGCGTTGAGGATCGAGAGATAGCCGCACCACGACACGAGCGGTGCCCCGAGCCGGCCGACGAGCTTCAGCAGGATCGTGAACACGTAGAAGCCGCCGAGGATGCCGATCGTCCGCCAGCGGTGGCTGTCGGCGGCGGAGACGCAGGCCGTCAGGCCGGCCATGCAGACCATCAGGCCGAAGACGTTGGCGGCGGCGGGCACGAACACGCGGGGCTCGACCTGGCCCGCCCACGGGCCGAACGCCACGGCCGTCCAGACCGCGGCCAGGAGGACGCTGCAGAGCAGCGCCGCGGCCGCCGTGGTGGCGAGGGCATGCGTGCAAAACAGGGCCGAGCGGCGCAGCGGGGCGGCCAGCGTCATCTCCAGCGTGCCCCGCTCGAGCGGCCCCGACACCACGTCGCTGCCGCGCGTGATCCCCCAGGCCGTGGCCGCGAGGACGACGACCGGATCGACGAACGCCAGTGCCACCCGCCCCGGGTAGGTAGCCACCTCGGCGATCGGCACGGCCGAAAGTTTCTGCCAGTCGGCGGGGATCAGGCCGAGCAGCGCCTGGAAGTTGGGCATCACGATCTGCGCCGACAGCCCGATGTAGATCCAGGGAAACGCCCCCCAGAGCGCGGCGAGGCACAGGAACAGGAGCCGCTGCTCCCCCCAGGTCTTCTTCCAGATCGCGGTGTTCCACATGGGGCGGCCCTGCATGGCGTGACGGATTCGGCTCAGCGATGAACGCGGTCGTAGACGGCGGCGAGGCCGACCGGCTCGACCTGCACCTCGTCGAGCGGCAGCGTGGCCAGCCAGCCGAGCAGAGGCCCCAGTGAGTCGGACGCCTCCAGCACGATGCGGCCGGCGGCACACTCCGCCACCGCGACCCGCGTTGCCAGTGCTGCGGGGACGCCGGCAAACGCCCCCGCCAGACGGGCCCGGATCAGGTGGCCGCGGCGCAGCGATCGCATCGACTCCTCGTGGGCCACTTTCCCCGAACGCAGGATCGCCACTCGGTCGCAGATCTCCTCGACCTCGGAGAGCACGTGCGACGAGAAGATCACCGTCTTGCCGGCGGATCGCGCTTCTTGCACGAGCCGGAGGACTTCGGCCCGCGCGTTGGGATCGAGGTTCGCCGTCGGCTCGTCGAGGATCACCAGCGGGACGTCGGTGGCCAGAACCACAGCGATCGCCAGCTTCTGCCGCATGCCCGTGCTCATCCGCCCCACCTGCCGCGTCCGGTCGAGCCCGAGTCGGTCGGCGATGGCGACCGCCGCGGCACGGCCGCAGTCGCGGCGCAACTCGGCGAAGAAGGCGATCACGCCGTCCGCCGTCATCCGGCGAAACAGCCGGGCCTCCCCCGGCAGGTAGGCCGTGCGGCTGCGGACGCCGAGCGAGTCGGTCGCGCAGTCGTGGCCGCAGACCGTCGCCCGGCCCGCCGTCGGCCGGATGTAGCCGAGGAGCAGCCGAAGGAGCGTCGTCTTGCCGGCCCCGTTGGGGCCGAGGAGGCCGAAGATCTCCCCCGCGCCGACCTCGAGCGAGCAGGCGTCGAGGGCCGTGAAGCCGGCGTAGCGTTTCGTGAGGCCTGCGGTGCTGACGATCATGGCGAGGTGCGGGCGGCGCGGGTCAGGAGCGGATGAGCACATAGTAGCCCGCGAGGGCGAAGCCGATCAGGGACACGCCGCGGCGCACGGCCGCCGCCGGGAGACGGCGGGCGAACCGGGCCGCGACGATGCTACCCAGGATCGACGCCCCGGCCATCACCGCGACGTGGAGCCAGGAGACGTCGTGCGGGCCCAGCGCGTCGCCGGCCACGAAGGCCAGGGCCGCCGTGCCGTTGACCACGGTCGCGAGGGAGTTCTTGGCGGCGTTGAGCTGGTGGATGTCGCCGAGGTCGAGCATGCCCAGCACCGCGAGCATGAGGATCCCGATCCCGGCGCCGAAGTACCCGCCGTAGATGGCGACGAGAAACTGTAGCCCGCAGGCGGCGACGATCCGCGCCGGCGACGGGGCGACCGGGGCGGCCCGTCCACCCCCGTGAGCAAGCGCCGTCAACCGCGGCTGCGCCGCGAACAGCACCGCCGCCAGCAGGATCAGCCACGGCACCGCGCCGGCGAACAACCGCTCGGGGAGGGCGAGGACAAGCGCCACGCCGACAGCCGCGCCGACCACGCTCGGCAGCAGCAGCCAGCGGGTCCAGGCCGGCTGCCGCGCGCGATCGCTGCGATAGGCCCACGACGCGGCGAGCGAGGCCGGCCAGAGCCCGAGCGTGCTCGTGGCGTTGGCGGTGACCAGCCGGCCCGGGTCGGGCGGCAGGATCATCCCCAGCACGGGGAAGGTGAGGATCGTGCCGCCGCCGGCGACCGAGTTGATCGCACCCGCCGCGGCCGCCGCGCCGGCGAGCAGCGCCAGACCCGCCGGGCCGTCGGCCGAGAGCCCGGCCATGATCGGCCAGTCCGCTGCCGCGCTCATGGATCTTTTCGCAGCACTTCCGCTTCCGCGGTCCCCGGGATGCCGGGGCGGCAGTCGACGAGCATGTAGCCCGCCCAGAAGAACGGATGCTTCGCGTTCTCGAGCGGTGCCTTGGCCACCGGCTTGATCCGCGGCTCGCGGGCAAGGTCGATCGGCTCGGCGGTCACGACGTCCACCGCCCGCCGCCAGCTCTCCGCCGGAACGGGCTCGGCGCCTGCGGCGGGCGCGGCGAGGTCGCGCATGAATTCGGTGACGAGGTCCGTGGCCACGTGGCCGCCGGTGCGCCAGCGGCTCACAAGCGCGGTCTCCGCGCCGGCCGCGACCAGCGCCGTGGTCGCGAGAAACATCTCCTCACCCGGCCGATCCGGTACCCGGGCCAGGCCCCCGGCGATCGCGGACTGGAAGCCCGGCAGGATCATGCGCCGGGGCCGCTTGGCCGGGGCCGCGATCCAGTCGGCGAACGTGATCGCGGCTCCGCCGGGGCTGGCCGCGACCAGCGGCCTGCGCAAGAGCGGCCCGTCGCCGGCGAGCTCCTCGGCGATCACGAGGTCGTCGCAGAGCGACGCCACGAGCAGACCGGGGGGGCCGTTGACGATCTGGCCCACCGGAAGGACGCGGGGGAGTGCCGCGGAAAAGTCGGCGAGGAACTGCTCGCCGACCGCCGGTTTGTCACCGCGATAGAGTTTGCCCGCCCGCAGGCCGATCGCCCCCTGCGGCCGCGCCGGCGTCGAGGGCATCACCGCCAGGCTGCGGGTGGGCGCGTAGCGGATCCGGCAGGCGTCGCGGAGCAGCCGCTGCTCCCCGGCAGCGTCCCGGTTCGTCGTCGCCGGCAGGAGCTCGAAGGGGACATACCACAGCCAGCCGTCGGGCACGATCACGAGCTCGTCGATCCCTTCGCCGAGCACGACCTTCGAGTTCTCGAACAGGATCCGCTCGATGGCCTTGGCGGCGTCGCGCCAGTCGCCCTCCGCGAGCCG
Coding sequences within:
- a CDS encoding ABC transporter ATP-binding protein, producing MIVSTAGLTKRYAGFTALDACSLEVGAGEIFGLLGPNGAGKTTLLRLLLGYIRPTAGRATVCGHDCATDSLGVRSRTAYLPGEARLFRRMTADGVIAFFAELRRDCGRAAAVAIADRLGLDRTRQVGRMSTGMRQKLAIAVVLATDVPLVILDEPTANLDPNARAEVLRLVQEARSAGKTVIFSSHVLSEVEEICDRVAILRSGKVAHEESMRSLRRGHLIRARLAGAFAGVPAALATRVAVAECAAGRIVLEASDSLGPLLGWLATLPLDEVQVEPVGLAAVYDRVHR
- a CDS encoding UPF0721 transmembrane protein; the protein is MSAAADWPIMAGLSADGPAGLALLAGAAAAAGAINSVAGGGTILTFPVLGMILPPDPGRLVTANATSTLGLWPASLAASWAYRSDRARQPAWTRWLLLPSVVGAAVGVALVLALPERLFAGAVPWLILLAAVLFAAQPRLTALAHGGGRAAPVAPSPARIVAACGLQFLVAIYGGYFGAGIGILMLAVLGMLDLGDIHQLNAAKNSLATVVNGTAALAFVAGDALGPHDVSWLHVAVMAGASILGSIVAARFARRLPAAAVRRGVSLIGFALAGYYVLIRS